One genomic segment of Lewinellaceae bacterium includes these proteins:
- a CDS encoding TonB-dependent receptor, whose amino-acid sequence MQWSKFLTVIMFLGIFSGILRGQTGKDTLKNIDLTEIKIVSKRNEIERLPVLQGTDIWAGKKNEVVNLQTANVNLAENNPRQVFAKVPGIMVWEMDGTGNQVGISSRGLNPHRSWEFNVQQNGDVTNSDLFGYPESHYNPPMEALRRIEIVRGSGALQYGPQFGGMLNYVIKEPDTTKVISFETQQSRGSFGLFSSYNAIGGKVGKLTYQGYYNFRRSDGWRKNSDYAFNAWHMAVGYRFSTRAELKASLSHMDYVNHFAAGLTDAQFAEDPRQSNRGRNYFNPTIYLPAIHLTVQAAKKTLITARASAILGQRNSVQFITLPTINDSINGETDAYNPRQVDRDYYHSYLAQVKMRQDYTLFGHESHLSAGVRYGNSRTLRKQKGLGTTEADFDLSLLAPYRIDLEFKTTNYALFVENVLNLTDRLSVTPGMRLEQVRTDMSGTITGLPAASIPIRLHRAFPLFGVGLEYNFSSLVDGYANFTQNFRPVLHSDLIPATDLDRVNPDLQDAKGYNTEFGVRGALAGYLRFDVNYFRLQYNDRIGTLIQNDQGNTYFYKTNIGDLTNQGLELFVEFHPLEIASAATNGFDVFLFGSTAYNHARYTHGTVVLNGENVDIASKTGENIPAWISRNGITMAYGLLSCTLQMSYVSNSFSDAVNTRSLYTGVNGIVPSYLITDFNLSYYFLDHYNVKVSIGNLTDRHYYTRRATGYPGPGILPSDGRSFMISVGARF is encoded by the coding sequence ATGCAATGGTCTAAATTCCTCACGGTGATAATGTTCTTGGGTATTTTCAGTGGCATTTTAAGGGGACAAACCGGAAAGGATACCCTAAAAAACATTGATTTGACGGAAATAAAAATTGTGTCTAAACGCAATGAGATTGAACGGTTACCAGTCTTACAGGGTACCGACATCTGGGCCGGTAAAAAAAATGAGGTGGTCAATCTGCAAACGGCCAACGTCAATCTGGCGGAAAATAATCCGCGGCAGGTATTTGCCAAAGTGCCCGGCATCATGGTCTGGGAGATGGATGGTACCGGCAATCAGGTTGGCATTTCTTCCCGGGGACTGAATCCGCACCGCTCCTGGGAATTTAATGTTCAGCAGAATGGAGATGTAACCAATTCCGATTTGTTTGGGTACCCGGAGAGCCATTACAATCCGCCCATGGAAGCGCTGCGCCGAATCGAAATTGTGCGGGGATCCGGTGCTCTGCAATATGGACCCCAGTTTGGAGGAATGCTTAATTATGTGATCAAAGAGCCGGATACTACGAAAGTGATCTCGTTTGAGACACAGCAAAGCCGGGGTTCTTTCGGACTCTTCAGTTCATACAATGCGATTGGCGGAAAGGTAGGAAAACTGACTTACCAGGGATACTATAACTTCAGGCGTTCTGATGGATGGCGTAAAAACAGCGACTACGCTTTTAATGCATGGCATATGGCCGTGGGATACCGGTTCTCAACCAGGGCTGAGCTCAAGGCCAGCTTATCCCATATGGATTATGTGAATCATTTTGCGGCAGGTCTCACGGATGCCCAGTTTGCGGAGGATCCGCGTCAATCCAACCGGGGGCGCAATTATTTTAACCCGACCATCTATCTACCGGCCATTCACTTGACGGTCCAGGCGGCGAAAAAGACGTTGATCACTGCCCGTGCTTCTGCCATCCTGGGCCAACGAAACAGCGTACAGTTTATAACCCTCCCAACCATTAATGACAGCATTAATGGAGAAACCGACGCTTACAATCCCAGACAGGTAGATCGCGACTATTACCATAGTTATCTCGCCCAAGTCAAAATGAGGCAGGATTATACCCTCTTCGGTCATGAAAGTCATCTTTCAGCAGGAGTTCGGTATGGCAACAGCAGGACGTTGAGAAAACAAAAAGGCCTGGGAACCACGGAAGCAGATTTTGATCTTTCCCTGCTCGCCCCATATCGGATCGATCTGGAGTTTAAAACGACCAATTATGCCTTGTTTGTTGAAAATGTCTTGAATCTGACGGACCGCTTGTCCGTAACACCGGGGATGCGGTTGGAACAGGTACGCACGGACATGAGTGGCACCATAACCGGCCTACCGGCTGCTTCAATTCCTATCCGGCTGCATCGGGCATTTCCTTTATTCGGGGTTGGTCTGGAGTACAATTTCTCGTCACTGGTTGATGGGTATGCGAATTTCACGCAAAATTTCCGGCCGGTTCTGCATTCTGACCTGATACCGGCAACGGATCTGGACCGTGTCAATCCGGATCTGCAGGATGCCAAAGGCTACAACACGGAATTTGGCGTGCGCGGCGCATTGGCCGGGTACTTGCGTTTTGATGTCAATTATTTCCGGCTCCAGTACAACGATCGCATCGGCACCCTGATTCAGAACGACCAGGGGAACACCTATTTTTATAAAACCAATATCGGGGACCTGACCAATCAGGGTCTGGAGCTTTTTGTAGAATTCCATCCATTGGAAATTGCTTCTGCTGCAACGAATGGATTTGATGTTTTCCTCTTTGGTTCCACCGCGTACAACCACGCAAGATATACCCACGGAACCGTTGTGTTAAACGGGGAAAATGTTGATATCGCGAGTAAGACGGGCGAAAATATCCCTGCCTGGATCAGCCGGAATGGCATCACGATGGCGTATGGGTTGCTTTCGTGCACCCTCCAGATGAGTTATGTTTCCAATTCATTTTCCGATGCGGTGAATACCCGGTCCTTGTACACCGGAGTGAATGGTATCGTGCCCTCTTACCTGATTACGGATTTTAACTTGAGTTATTATTTCCTGGATCATTATAATGTAAAAGTGTCGATCGGGAATCTCACGGACAGACATTATTATACTCGTCGTGCTACCGGATATCCCGGGCCGGGTATTTTACCTTCCGATGGCAGAAGTTTTATGATTTCAGTAGGTGCCCGGTTTTAG
- the phaC gene encoding class III poly(R)-hydroxyalkanoic acid synthase subunit PhaC, which translates to MANEFVEYVNTATEAIRQISEIDEVDIATAPRETVWEDGKVQLYHFIRETPPVAKTPVLVSYALVNRWEMMDLQPNLSFIRKLLEEGLDVYLIDWGYASGIDRYKTMEDYILGDIHECVEFICREHNLEKINLLGVCQGGTFSLIYAALFPDKVKNLITTVTPVDFREENGLLFLWAKYMDVDAVVDGFGGVVPGDFLNSGFDLLKPMNKARKFANLPQVAQNKDKLMNFLRMEKWVADSPAQAGETYRRFIKDFYQHNKLIHGEFNLGGHPVSLSKINMPVLTVYAKDDHIVPPASTIPIHEAISSKDKELLEFPGGHIGVFVGSRSQKLLTPAIAQWLIARDGD; encoded by the coding sequence ATGGCAAACGAATTTGTAGAATATGTGAACACCGCCACGGAGGCCATCCGGCAAATCAGTGAAATCGATGAAGTAGACATTGCTACGGCGCCTCGCGAGACCGTCTGGGAAGATGGCAAGGTCCAGCTTTACCATTTTATCCGGGAAACCCCTCCGGTAGCAAAGACACCGGTGCTGGTATCCTATGCGCTGGTTAATCGGTGGGAAATGATGGACCTCCAACCTAACCTGAGTTTCATCCGTAAACTCCTGGAAGAGGGGCTGGATGTCTATCTGATCGACTGGGGATATGCCAGTGGTATTGATCGCTATAAGACCATGGAGGATTACATCCTGGGCGATATTCACGAATGCGTAGAATTCATCTGCCGTGAGCACAATCTGGAGAAAATTAACCTGCTGGGAGTTTGTCAGGGCGGCACATTTAGCCTGATCTATGCCGCCCTTTTCCCGGACAAGGTCAAAAACCTCATCACCACCGTAACTCCGGTGGACTTCCGCGAAGAAAATGGTTTGCTTTTCTTATGGGCAAAATACATGGATGTGGATGCGGTCGTGGATGGATTCGGCGGTGTGGTGCCCGGAGACTTCCTGAATAGTGGTTTTGACTTGCTGAAACCAATGAATAAAGCGAGGAAATTTGCCAATCTTCCTCAGGTAGCCCAGAACAAGGATAAGCTGATGAACTTTCTGCGGATGGAAAAATGGGTAGCCGACAGCCCTGCTCAGGCAGGTGAAACGTACCGTCGTTTTATCAAGGACTTCTATCAGCACAATAAATTGATCCATGGTGAATTTAACCTGGGCGGCCATCCAGTATCATTGAGTAAAATCAATATGCCGGTACTGACGGTCTATGCCAAGGACGATCACATCGTACCCCCGGCATCGACCATTCCGATCCATGAAGCCATCAGTTCCAAGGACAAGGAGCTCCTGGAATTTCCGGGTGGCCATATCGGAGTATTCGTAGGAAGCAGGTCGCAAAAATTATTAACTCCGGCCATAGCCCAGTGGCTGATCGCCCGTGATGGTGACTGA
- a CDS encoding phosphatase PAP2 family protein has product MDLKNKFTLFGVVIFFLIALVSCEKDLPQYLSYDAYHFATIDKNGGNWKPVLLNSGDEILIPEPDAVSSGNYQAELAELKSVSSNLSADQKEAVKYWTNNPVLRWNEIALELVAKYNLIPGPNADNTYTLPNPQNPGATPNFPFAHPPYAVRALAYLSVAELDGLITAWHYKYAFQRPQPAQVDPSITPAYADNGLPSYPSDGAVVARVSRAILSKMFPLEADYLADKEEEHLASLKWAGLNVQSDVDAGVLIGEKIAEKALTRAASDGMSKAQCPKVVSDSIKAAAFARFGWQWDNLEIPARPVGLTPLFGQVKLWNVPAVELIRPEVPPVPGSSAYEEDVQLLKYYADNMTPEWRAIANFWQDGLGTYTPPGHWNRIAKEYVVKYGLNPLRTARLMAYLNMAMMDAGISCWDAKYFYHYPRPINQIQNFKTIAGTPNFPSYTSGHSVFSAAAAEVLTYVFPQENDLFRNWALEAAISRVYGGIHWSFDAKVGTKQGIDAAGYTLAVARSDGAD; this is encoded by the coding sequence ATGGACTTAAAAAATAAATTTACGCTATTCGGGGTAGTGATTTTTTTTCTGATCGCTTTGGTCAGTTGTGAGAAGGATCTTCCCCAATACCTGTCGTATGACGCCTATCATTTTGCTACCATTGATAAAAACGGAGGCAATTGGAAACCGGTACTTCTAAACTCGGGCGATGAGATCCTGATACCCGAACCCGATGCGGTTTCATCCGGGAATTATCAGGCTGAATTGGCCGAGCTGAAATCGGTTTCTTCCAATTTGTCAGCGGACCAGAAGGAAGCCGTGAAATACTGGACCAATAATCCGGTCCTGCGGTGGAATGAAATTGCCCTGGAGCTGGTTGCCAAATACAATCTGATCCCCGGACCTAATGCAGATAATACCTATACGTTGCCCAATCCACAAAATCCTGGAGCTACTCCAAATTTTCCCTTTGCACATCCTCCCTATGCTGTCAGGGCACTGGCTTATCTTTCAGTGGCGGAATTGGATGGCCTGATTACCGCCTGGCATTACAAATATGCATTTCAAAGACCTCAACCGGCTCAGGTTGATCCGTCGATCACACCGGCCTATGCAGACAATGGATTGCCCTCTTATCCCTCCGATGGTGCTGTTGTCGCACGGGTATCACGTGCAATTTTATCCAAGATGTTCCCACTGGAAGCGGACTACCTGGCTGACAAGGAAGAAGAGCATCTGGCCAGTCTTAAATGGGCGGGACTGAATGTGCAAAGTGACGTCGATGCAGGCGTTTTAATCGGTGAAAAAATTGCTGAAAAAGCCCTGACCCGAGCCGCTTCGGATGGAATGAGCAAAGCGCAATGCCCGAAGGTTGTCAGTGATTCGATCAAGGCTGCCGCTTTTGCCCGCTTTGGCTGGCAATGGGATAATCTGGAAATTCCCGCCCGCCCGGTAGGGTTAACGCCGTTATTCGGGCAGGTAAAATTATGGAATGTACCGGCAGTGGAATTAATCCGGCCGGAGGTGCCTCCCGTACCGGGTTCGTCAGCATACGAGGAAGATGTTCAATTGCTTAAATATTATGCCGATAATATGACGCCGGAATGGCGGGCAATCGCCAATTTCTGGCAGGATGGTTTAGGCACCTACACACCACCCGGACACTGGAACCGGATTGCAAAGGAATATGTCGTAAAGTATGGATTAAACCCCTTGCGGACCGCCCGCCTTATGGCCTATTTAAACATGGCCATGATGGATGCCGGAATCAGTTGCTGGGATGCCAAATATTTTTACCATTATCCCCGGCCGATCAATCAAATACAGAATTTCAAAACCATCGCCGGAACGCCTAATTTTCCCAGTTATACATCTGGTCACAGTGTATTTTCTGCCGCTGCCGCTGAGGTCCTTACCTATGTTTTTCCCCAGGAAAATGACCTGTTTCGCAATTGGGCGCTGGAGGCAGCTATTTCCAGGGTTTATGGCGGTATTCACTGGAGCTTTGATGCGAAAGTTGGCACCAAACAAGGGATCGATGCAGCCGGATATACGCTGGCTGTGGCCCGGTCCGATGGAGCGGACTAA
- a CDS encoding Gfo/Idh/MocA family oxidoreductase, with translation MLTRRSFVKTTGQGLALSALPMGLVADRGWTSRIAGLSEESLTIGIIGAENSHTAGYGKLFNVDKKFPGVKVEYVWGETADFAQKASDDGRIPTIVTDPAEMLGKVQAVIVDHRHPQYHLPAALPFIEAGIPTFVDKPFCYRVADGRPFLARARALGTPVTSYSSIAYSSATFDIRDQVQEMEGEIRQIIASGPADLNSPYGGIFFYGVHLVQPIMFIFGEDIHRVRVTRQGKAATASLAYPDDRLATLIFKTQHYGWETWVETKEGMKQLQSRVPELDPPINDTAMVAMFKTWKEPRSHDSILRCVAVLEALEKSAVNEAWVEVEQI, from the coding sequence ATGCTTACACGTAGATCTTTTGTAAAGACAACCGGACAGGGTTTGGCTTTATCGGCATTGCCGATGGGATTGGTAGCGGACAGGGGCTGGACTTCAAGGATAGCCGGATTGTCGGAAGAGTCGTTGACCATTGGGATTATTGGCGCGGAGAATTCACACACGGCCGGGTATGGAAAACTTTTTAACGTGGATAAAAAATTCCCCGGGGTGAAGGTCGAATACGTTTGGGGCGAAACCGCTGACTTTGCTCAGAAGGCAAGTGATGACGGACGGATACCCACCATTGTCACCGATCCCGCCGAAATGCTGGGAAAAGTGCAGGCGGTTATTGTTGACCACCGGCACCCCCAATATCATTTACCGGCAGCGTTGCCATTCATAGAGGCTGGTATACCTACGTTTGTGGATAAACCATTTTGTTACCGTGTGGCGGATGGCCGGCCCTTCCTTGCCCGGGCCAGAGCGTTAGGTACCCCGGTAACCTCCTACAGCTCAATTGCTTACAGTTCCGCAACTTTTGATATCCGGGACCAGGTTCAGGAAATGGAAGGAGAGATCCGCCAGATCATTGCTTCGGGGCCAGCTGATCTCAATTCACCCTACGGGGGCATTTTCTTTTACGGGGTCCATCTGGTACAACCTATCATGTTTATTTTCGGCGAAGACATTCACCGTGTACGGGTCACAAGGCAGGGCAAGGCGGCTACGGCATCGCTTGCCTATCCGGACGATCGCCTGGCAACACTGATCTTTAAAACCCAACATTATGGATGGGAAACCTGGGTCGAAACCAAAGAAGGCATGAAACAATTACAATCGAGAGTGCCTGAACTGGACCCACCCATTAATGACACGGCAATGGTCGCTATGTTTAAAACATGGAAAGAACCGAGAAGCCATGATTCCATATTGCGATGTGTAGCGGTTCTTGAAGCACTGGAGAAATCTGCTGTGAATGAGGCTTGGGTCGAGGTGGAGCAGATTTGA
- a CDS encoding beta-ketoacyl-ACP reductase, with amino-acid sequence MKRLENRVAIITGGARGIGKATAEKFIQEGAAVAIWDIDVKSGSATAEALNHAGGKAKFYAVNTVDLAATEAAAAEVAKDFGRIDILINNAGITRDSSMKKMTEEQWNQVIGVNLTGVYHCTKAVSPYMLEQGYGRILNASSIVGLYGNFGQTNYVASKAGVIGMTKVWAREFGRKGVTVNAVAPGFINTEMMETVPQTYLDELKAKTPVARMGEAIDIANAYAFLASDEASFISGTVLSVDGGLIL; translated from the coding sequence ATGAAACGATTAGAAAATAGAGTGGCAATCATCACCGGTGGTGCACGAGGCATTGGAAAAGCCACGGCTGAAAAATTTATTCAGGAAGGTGCGGCGGTTGCCATCTGGGATATTGATGTCAAATCCGGTTCGGCCACGGCTGAAGCTCTAAACCATGCCGGAGGTAAAGCAAAATTTTATGCCGTAAATACCGTGGACTTGGCTGCTACGGAAGCTGCCGCTGCTGAAGTGGCCAAAGACTTTGGCCGGATCGATATTCTGATCAATAATGCCGGTATTACCAGAGACTCCTCCATGAAAAAAATGACTGAAGAACAATGGAATCAGGTGATTGGAGTCAATCTGACCGGAGTGTATCATTGTACCAAAGCGGTTTCCCCCTACATGCTGGAACAAGGATATGGCCGCATTCTGAATGCCTCTTCAATCGTCGGATTGTATGGTAATTTTGGACAAACCAATTATGTGGCAAGTAAGGCTGGGGTAATCGGGATGACCAAGGTTTGGGCCAGAGAGTTCGGCAGGAAAGGCGTTACTGTAAATGCGGTAGCCCCCGGGTTTATTAATACCGAGATGATGGAGACCGTACCCCAAACATACCTGGATGAGTTGAAGGCTAAAACACCGGTTGCACGGATGGGTGAAGCTATTGATATTGCCAATGCCTATGCCTTTTTGGCCTCTGACGAAGCATCCTTCATTTCAGGGACAGTCCTTAGTGTTGACGGCGGGCTTATTTTATAA
- a CDS encoding alpha/beta fold hydrolase: MEAQRAELSEDLFIAYTDTGAGPETIIFIHGLGSDRQCWLKNIAGLQSHFRCIAPDLPGYGESSKADYTYSLAFYAQCIKAFIEKLGLSKVVLAGHSMGAQIAIQALLRYPQAADKLVLIAPAGFETFSPQEKAWFAQFYQPELLRLVPLDQFVRNMEQNFFDLGPDTLPMREERLRLYRSEDYSRYTAMISTNIMSMLNEPVFDRLSQLHLPVLILFGEQDRMIPNPLLHPQQTTYHIAAAGNQAIPDSRFYLIPRAGHFVQWEQAATVNEIILQFLSTGT; the protein is encoded by the coding sequence ATGGAGGCACAACGCGCGGAGCTGTCAGAAGACTTGTTCATTGCATATACCGATACCGGCGCCGGACCGGAAACGATCATTTTTATTCATGGTTTGGGCAGTGACCGGCAATGCTGGCTGAAGAATATCGCCGGATTACAATCCCATTTCCGATGCATCGCCCCGGACCTGCCCGGATATGGGGAATCCAGTAAAGCAGATTATACCTACTCACTGGCTTTTTACGCCCAATGCATTAAAGCATTTATCGAAAAACTCGGATTATCAAAGGTCGTACTGGCCGGGCATTCGATGGGAGCCCAAATAGCTATACAGGCTCTGCTCCGTTATCCGCAAGCTGCTGACAAACTGGTTCTCATAGCTCCTGCCGGATTTGAAACGTTCTCACCACAGGAAAAAGCCTGGTTCGCCCAGTTTTACCAACCTGAACTGCTGCGCTTGGTTCCCCTTGATCAGTTCGTTCGCAATATGGAACAAAACTTTTTTGACCTGGGCCCCGATACGCTACCAATGCGGGAAGAACGTTTGCGATTGTACCGCTCTGAGGACTACAGCCGCTATACCGCCATGATATCAACCAACATCATGAGCATGCTCAACGAACCCGTTTTCGACCGATTGTCCCAATTGCATCTGCCGGTGCTGATCCTCTTTGGAGAACAGGACCGCATGATCCCCAACCCGTTGCTGCATCCTCAACAAACAACTTACCATATAGCTGCCGCTGGCAACCAGGCCATACCGGACAGCCGCTTTTACCTGATACCCCGGGCCGGTCATTTTGTGCAATGGGAACAAGCAGCCACAGTCAATGAGATCATCCTACAGTTCTTATCCACCGGCACATGA
- a CDS encoding nuclear transport factor 2 family protein, which translates to MKKIPLILALILLLGTLATAQNKTVEEAVNTLSKLLIDPVEKGLKDITMPQLSYGHSNGAVQNQHEFIAALLDGSSDFVDIKISNQTVIPSGKTTLVRHTMGAQLKSADGSINSIKLLILTVWQKKGSHWRLLARQAVRPA; encoded by the coding sequence ATGAAAAAAATTCCGTTGATTCTTGCCCTTATCCTATTGCTGGGCACGCTCGCTACCGCACAGAATAAGACTGTAGAGGAAGCCGTAAACACCTTGAGCAAACTACTAATTGATCCGGTAGAGAAAGGATTGAAGGACATTACGATGCCCCAGCTTTCTTATGGGCACTCCAATGGTGCGGTGCAGAACCAACATGAATTTATAGCTGCTCTTCTGGACGGTTCTTCGGATTTTGTGGATATAAAGATTTCCAACCAGACGGTCATTCCCAGCGGTAAAACGACACTGGTCCGGCATACGATGGGCGCCCAATTAAAAAGTGCCGATGGCAGCATCAATTCGATTAAGTTACTAATCCTTACCGTCTGGCAAAAGAAAGGCAGTCATTGGCGGTTACTGGCGAGGCAGGCGGTAAGGCCTGCGTGA
- a CDS encoding transporter, which produces MKKITFISLLFLCLFGPGQAQTAFDAIMMQPGEICVVAGYEHGSFDHYWEGTYLRTNATIATVYRNSGFAGAAIGLTDRINFLFTIPYVQTHSSEPNGGKFAGARGLQDLGLDIKLNLVERTTGKGTLQVLTNVGFATPLTNYLSDYRPYSIGNGTGELNVRGILQYRTSIGFYGRGSLAYLWRGQTKAERDYYYNNGSYYTAWMDVPSALQYQLVAGKWMLDNHLKAELAYTGLHSLSGDDVRAYNAAQPTNKVHAGLLRVNAQYYFKRITGLGVLGYYGNTLSGRNTGKMQLWGGGITYQFPVWKHS; this is translated from the coding sequence ATGAAAAAAATAACCTTTATTTCACTGCTATTTCTATGCCTGTTCGGCCCGGGTCAGGCACAAACCGCCTTCGATGCCATTATGATGCAACCGGGGGAAATTTGTGTGGTTGCCGGATACGAACATGGCTCGTTTGATCATTACTGGGAAGGAACCTACCTCCGGACCAATGCAACCATCGCCACGGTTTATCGCAATTCCGGATTTGCCGGAGCGGCCATTGGCCTTACAGACCGCATCAATTTTTTATTCACGATTCCCTATGTCCAGACACATTCTTCTGAACCCAACGGGGGCAAATTTGCCGGTGCCAGGGGACTGCAGGACCTGGGCCTGGATATCAAGTTAAATCTGGTGGAGCGGACAACGGGAAAAGGTACTCTGCAGGTGTTGACCAATGTAGGATTTGCGACACCGCTAACGAATTATTTGTCGGATTACCGTCCCTACAGCATTGGTAACGGGACCGGAGAACTGAATGTCCGGGGAATCCTGCAGTACAGGACATCCATCGGTTTTTATGGCAGAGGAAGCCTTGCCTATTTGTGGCGCGGTCAGACCAAGGCCGAGCGGGACTACTATTACAACAATGGAAGTTATTATACCGCCTGGATGGATGTACCCAGCGCTCTTCAATATCAGTTGGTTGCTGGAAAATGGATGCTGGACAACCACCTGAAAGCAGAATTGGCTTATACCGGGCTGCATTCCTTATCCGGGGATGATGTCAGGGCCTATAATGCCGCACAACCTACGAACAAGGTGCATGCGGGTTTACTCCGGGTCAATGCCCAGTACTATTTTAAGCGAATCACCGGATTGGGCGTGCTCGGCTATTATGGCAACACCCTGTCCGGGCGTAATACCGGCAAGATGCAACTCTGGGGTGGAGGCATCACCTATCAATTTCCCGTGTGGAAGCATTCATAA
- a CDS encoding short-chain fatty acid transporter: protein MITELGEKFTQLFKKYMPDAFVFALGLTIITTAGAFLWTDSSLLETIQAWYKGFWLLLEFGMQMTLILVTGYSIAISPYADRMIDGLTRIIRKPNQVYPFIILIGMVFSMISWGWMVITAVLARQIASRVKGINYPYLIACVYFSGGVWVGGLSSSIPLLLNTENNYLIETGILSGTISTAQTLGSVLNVSLILFLFITGPLLFKWLAPRKHLDLQDMQTESSQQKQFSIEEEAERMNNSPKLMSDGMNNSPWLQYLIACMGLVYIVYHFITRGFDVNLNIMIFIFIMLGLLFHRTPMRYGIAMKRSSMNISGILFQFPFYAGIMGIMLYTGLGEKLALTMASAGTIHTYPVLAFLSGAVVNFAIPSAGGEFAVIGPSIISAVKEIGMGMQDPEINQMVVRASLSVAFGETLTNLLQPFYLLIILPVMGLGIRIQARDVMGYLLIPFLFYFIFDMLMVVFLPL from the coding sequence ATGATAACCGAATTAGGCGAAAAATTCACGCAGCTATTTAAGAAATACATGCCTGATGCATTTGTTTTTGCATTGGGTCTTACTATAATTACGACTGCCGGAGCCTTCCTTTGGACCGATTCTTCCCTGCTGGAAACCATTCAAGCCTGGTATAAAGGATTCTGGTTGCTGTTGGAATTTGGCATGCAGATGACCTTGATCCTGGTGACCGGTTATAGCATTGCAATTTCTCCTTATGCAGATCGGATGATCGATGGATTGACGCGAATCATTCGCAAGCCCAATCAGGTTTATCCATTTATTATTCTGATCGGAATGGTGTTCAGCATGATCAGTTGGGGATGGATGGTAATTACGGCCGTTTTAGCGAGGCAAATTGCCAGTCGTGTTAAGGGCATCAACTATCCCTATTTGATAGCTTGCGTTTATTTTTCCGGAGGGGTATGGGTAGGTGGCTTATCCAGTTCCATTCCATTATTGTTGAATACGGAAAATAACTACCTCATTGAAACAGGCATTTTATCGGGCACCATTTCGACGGCACAAACTTTGGGATCGGTATTGAATGTCAGCCTAATTCTTTTTTTATTTATCACCGGTCCTTTATTATTTAAATGGCTAGCGCCCCGAAAGCATCTAGATCTTCAGGATATGCAAACGGAATCCTCCCAGCAAAAACAATTTTCCATCGAGGAAGAGGCGGAGCGCATGAATAATTCCCCAAAATTGATGTCTGACGGCATGAACAACAGCCCCTGGCTCCAATATTTAATTGCTTGCATGGGCCTGGTTTATATTGTTTACCATTTTATCACCCGGGGATTTGATGTGAATCTCAATATCATGATTTTTATTTTTATCATGCTTGGCCTGCTGTTTCACCGTACACCGATGCGTTATGGCATTGCAATGAAGCGATCAAGTATGAATATTTCCGGCATTTTATTTCAATTTCCCTTTTATGCCGGCATCATGGGAATCATGTTGTATACCGGATTGGGTGAAAAACTGGCTTTGACCATGGCTTCGGCCGGTACCATCCACACGTATCCGGTTTTAGCTTTTTTGAGTGGTGCGGTGGTCAATTTTGCCATTCCTTCTGCCGGCGGAGAGTTTGCAGTAATTGGCCCAAGCATCATCAGTGCAGTCAAGGAAATCGGAATGGGGATGCAAGACCCGGAAATCAACCAGATGGTAGTCAGGGCTTCCTTATCCGTAGCTTTTGGAGAGACCCTTACTAATTTATTACAGCCGTTTTATTTACTTATCATTTTACCGGTTATGGGCCTCGGCATCCGCATTCAGGCGAGAGATGTGATGGGCTACTTACTCATTCCTTTTCTTTTTTATTTCATTTTTGATATGCTGATGGTCGTCTTTTTGCCGCTTTAG